ACCTCTGAGCCGCCtgtggggccccggggggcctcacgcccccacccctgaccctgcctgcctccccccaaaTCGAGGTACAATCAGCACCagcatttctcctccctccatctaccCCGGTTTAGCGGGAGTCCAGTCTCCGCCCCGGCCCGACACCGAGAGCTTTGGCTTCTCTCGGGGCCCAGTCCACTCTGCTCCGGCCTCCACTGGCCCCAGACTGGCGGGGAGGCTGATGGACTGGACTGTCCGGGGAGGGTCCAGAGAGTTGCTGTGGCCACCTCTGGGCTCCCATGGCCACAGCTCCAACCCGCGGGGCGTGCTAGagttccagcccccacccccccatggaCACTGCCTTTTCAGGGCCGTGCGGAGCGAACACCGCCTTGAGGGATTTTTTGTGATTAATGTGTGATTCTTCTCAGCAGCCGGAGGCAGGAAGTAGCCCTAGTCTGACCTAGGCCCTCCTCCCTTCCGTCTCCGGCCtcgggggtgggctggggtgggaagCACCATTTCAGCCCTGGTCAGGAGCAGGTGTTCTCCAGGCCGAGTTGTCTTGGGCCCAGAGCGGCTGCCGCTCTATCCGTCTAGCCCCGTCCAGTTCTGACTGCTGTAACGTAACTTGTGCACAAATCCAATTGGTCCCTgcaccagcctccctgcctctgtgtcttcctttgggggggggaggggagaagccccAACTTGcctggggggttggggaaggcTCTAATAGGAGGGGCAAGGGCAAGTTCTGCCTGGCTCCTGGCCAAAAAGAGGGGCCAAAGCAACTACTTCTACTCCCTGCTGCGGCCAGGCCTGAGCAGGCCCTAGTCCACCACCCCTGAGACAACCCAGAGCTAAGATTCCAGCCTGAAAAAGGTCAACCAGCTGTGTTGTGTccctaggactcccagtcttccacGGGACTAGGCTAACCTCCGCCCGACCCCCCAAAGACAAATGCTATTTCAGGGTTTCTGAATTAGTGGGCAGGGGCAGGCCACAGAGAATTAGAGTGGGGTCATTTCCCTATTAAAGGGTGGAAGGGTAGAGCTGACTAGGGAAACTAGCTGCGGtcgccccaccctccacctccccagccctgggcACGGGCAATCCCCCCAGCCCGGACTGGCTCCGGCCACGTTATCTTATCTAGGCACCATGCGCGCCGTGCGAGCCGCCGTCCAACCCTCCGTCCCGCTGGTCCTTCCCGCTGCCCCGTACCGCCCGCTGCCAGGTACGAGGCTTCTCGCCTGGACTGGAACCTGGTTCTGAGGGGGAGGCTGAAAGGGATTGGCGGGGGCatctcatttatttatagtacttAGTAAGCGTGCATGGCGCCAAGCATCCAAACTAGTCTCTGCCTCCCGAGCCGAGAACACCGAGAGAccatcccctccgccccctcctggTTCCTCTCTGCCCGGCCAAAGCACGGCttagggatggagcaggggcctgggagtcagaagcgcctgggttctaatcctggctccaccacattcctgctgtgtgaccttgggcgaatcacttcacttctccgtgcttaggtaacttcacctataaaatggggattaaaggtgtgaacccatgtgggacagggacctgtgtccaaccggattagcttgtttccaccctaatgcttagaacagtgcttggcacatagtaagcacttaagtaccataattattatcatcgtcacccGCTGGCCCCAAGAGGATCCCTCCACCATCCCCACCCAGCTGCCCCTTAGGGGCCAGGGCAGTAGCAGAGACAGAGTGAGCGGGGGTGGTCCcggtccctccctctcctccctgatacccctcccctcccgggcagAGAGGTTGgtttggggaaaaaggaaaattccAGTTGCAGCTGGGGGGTTCTCCTAGGGCACGGGCCACGGGGGAAAGAAGcgggctgggagagaaggggggcacagggaggagggGTCAGCCACACAGCAGAGGTGGCACCTCGGCATTCTACCGCCACCGTGTGGCTACGGGGACAACACAGCCTCGGCCTGCCCTGGAGAAGGCACTGGGGTTGTGTGGTGCGGAGCCTCGCTGCTGCTCTAGTCTCCTtcacacccctccctctccagcgaAAGCACTCCGCCAAAGTCCCTGACCACCCTGGACAACATAAGGagaatccccctccccaccctccgggcCCCTGGAGGGGCTGCGAGGGATTGGATGCTAGGTcaaccccctccccggctctTCGCCTCACACTCTGAAAGCGTCCAGGTAAAGGATGGCCCCAACCCTCCCGCCAGACGTACAGAAGACGACAAGGCAGCGACTGGGGGGCACAGGCACTTTACTGCTGGCTACGGCTTGGAGCCCCCAGTGGCCATTGATGCGCCAGGCTCCAAGGCCTAGGGAGACGGGACTGCCCCACCCTGGGGCCCCCGGGAAGGCCCTGCTCGGATTGGGGCAGCCGAGGGCCTCAAGGGGTGACAGCGGGGGTCCCGCAGTGTTCCTGGGCCGGCCCAGTCAGGTCCCCTTGGCCCGGCGGTGCCGGTCGGTAAGACGTCTCCTCCACGTGGCTCGTCTGCTGAAGGAGCCACTGTCGCTCCGGGCTCCCCACGGCCAGGCGCAGCGTCACCTCCTGGAATATGGGGCTCACCCCCACCTGTCCGGTTCGGGCCGGGAAGGGCACAGAGTCCGCTGAGGCTGGGCCGGGACCCCGGGGACAGACCCCTCTCTTCGCTGGCTCACAGCTCGGCCGGGACCCCCTCTTCCGCCCCACTGCAGACTTTCCCCTTCACTCCTTCCTCCCCGTCTCGCTCTAGGACCTCACCTGCTCAAAGCGGAGCTTTCTGAACATCTGCAGACTGGGCTTGTTCTCCTGCCCAATTTTGGCCTCAAATGCAGCTAGTCTCAGCCTGGTCACACCTCCCGGGTggggcagaaagaaagaaatagagagCCTGAAGGGCAGATGGCAAGACCTTGCCGCCTCCCGCCAcggccggcctcccctcccctaaacCCAGGGAGACCAAGTGGGACTCTTGgagcctctttctgtctctgacacTGGCCGGCTCTGAGGTCGCTCACCCCGACAGATCCCAGTGCCAGCAGACAGATTGGTCTTCTCTCCCTGGGCCACCTCCagcccttctcccctcaccctccagctGTGTACCCCACCCACTTCGGCCCCTTACCatacaacatcatcatcagaacAGCCTCTGTACCAAAACCCCGGCCCCGGTAGCTGGGCTCTGGAGAAGACAGGAGATGGAGATGAGGAGATCCCCGGGGAGaggcccccaccctgccccggcccccaccccggcctcggcTGGCCTCTGACTCTTCCGCACCCGCAATCATAACCTCGATCTCTGCGACGGTGGGGTCCTCCGGGTTGGAGAGAAACAGGTTCACATCCCCCACCATGCAGCTCTCCTCAGCCGTGCCTGGGGCTCCCGGCCACTTGTCCGCATCCAGAATGATGAAGGTGCACTCTGGGGCGGAGAAAGTGCCCTTTACCCTTTGCCCAGGGTTTCTGGGCAGAGAGGAAGCGTCGTGCCTGGGCCCGGACCACTGGCTCAGGACCACCAGCCCAGGTCTACTGGGCCAGGGCAGGAGGGGACACTGAGGCTCACTTGGCTTGGGCTCACCTGATGCCTATGGCATCCTTCAGACGTGGCACCCAGACCTCAGAGGGCAGCGGGGAGTggtgagggaggcagagaagggctgTAGAGGGTTGAACCCCACacttccctcatccccaccatTGCTGAGGGGCCATTTCAAGCTTGCCTCTCCAAGTCTCCCACATCTCCccacgccttcccagactatttAGGCTGCGTCCTTCCCCTACTCTGCTTCTGGGGAGCCACCCAGCTCTCTCCACCCGCCATGGGGGGAGCCTCGGTCTCCCTCATCACTGGGTGGGAGCCATGGGGAGCAGTGAGGCTCAGCCAGAACAACCCAGACCCctgacctccccttcccctggaggggaaatggaggtggtgggaagaaaagggaggggagctgaggggagaaggggagcagaagagagagggagggaaggggaaggaagaaagaatgggAGACAGCTCGCCCCTCACTCACTGTCAGCGTCCTCCTGCCAGCTGAGCTGCATCGCATACTCCTGCTCCAGGGTCAGGGGCTCGGAGGCCGTGAGCCGCTGAagctcttctgactccatccACTTGTGGTATCTGCAGAGAGAGCGGGTGTTGGCAACAGGTGCTCTGGGCACAGCCAGAGACACCCACAAAGGGAAAGGGGTGAGGTGCCCGGCGGCAGAGTGTGTCAGACCCATTACACGGGAAGATGCTTGTGGGTTGGGATTGGATGTCTTGTTTTGCAGTGCTTGCCCCAGTGCCCAGTATAGAGCTCTATAGCCAGCagctgctcagtaaacactatcagtgcggggaagggaagggggaggacttCTGCTGTTGACCCTAAGATCCCAGGGCTAACTTCATTCTGACCATTGCTCCCCCCAGCAGCCCCCCACACCACACCTCCAGGTGAGCTTTCAGGCTCAGACTTCCAGCTCTGCTTTCCCTTGGCCTGCCTACAGCCTGATGCCCTGGGCCCTGATCCCCTAGGTCCCATGggcaaggctgggggaccaatcGGCTtccaagtggaagcagcatggctcagtggaaagagcctgggcttcggagttagaagtcatgagttcgactcccggctctgccacttgtcagctgtgtgactgtgggcatgtcacttaacttctctgtgcctcagttccctcatctggaaaatggggattaaaagcgtgtgagccccacgtgggacaacctgattaccctgtttctcccccagcgcttagaacagtgctcagcaccaagtaagcgcttaaataccgacattattattaagtggcccaGGTTGCCATGTCTCTGCTCAGGCCCCGTGGGGGACCATGGCCTCCCCAAAACTCCTGAATGAGGTTTACGAGACTGCGCCCTGGGTCTTGATCTGGAGtgaggagcggggaggtgggCCTCCATCTCAATCCCAATCCCAGCCAATAGTGGGCTAGGTTTCCAGAACTGCCTGGTCGTCAAGgctaaggaggagaggaggaatcttTCGTTCAATCCCAAAGGTGGCAGTCCCAGAGCTGTTCTTCCCCATGACCCTTTCGGTCTCAGGCGGGAATCCAGCAACCTGCTCCCCAGGCactgatggagatggagatgggaaaaACAGGCTACTGGAGAGAACAGGCATCGGATATGAGCCAACACAATAGGAAGGGTCAGGTCGTTACCTGGGCACATGTTCTGAAGTGTAGGGCACCAGTGCCACTCTCTTCCCTTGCAGCACAGTGTTCTGGTTCACCCTCATGACCTGCCCGAGGCTGGGCTCAGTCAGTCTCCAACAGGATTGCGACGGTGAAGACTACGGCATTCATCTTTTCTACGGGGGTGGGACCCCAGCCCAAGCACGGCCCCTACTGCCCTGTGGAAACAGTTTTCCTCAAGTGGAGAAACGAGAGGGAGGCACCGTCCCCACACCTCCCCATTACAGCCCATCAGGGGTTCGGCAACCCCAGGCCACCAAGTCGGTGCCATGTCCTCAGGGTCCCCATTCGGCTCTGCAGAACGTTGACCACGGTGGCCTCTCACCTCCTCGGAGCACGGAGGGGACGCCCGATCCAGAAAAACTGGTTTCAGGAGCTTCGGCGCCAACcccgtttccccattcctcaagaacctcccgtttccccattcctcaagaacctccggtggttgcccatccgcctccgcatcaaacagaaactctttaccaacggctttaaagcactcaatcgccttgccccctccttccacaaccagcccgcacacttagctcgtCTAATGTTAACCgaaatgttaatgttaatgtaaTGTTAatgttcactgtacctccatctcatctatccctccaaggacctctcgcccacatcccgcctctggcctggaacgccctccctcctcatagccgagACAATTCTTCTCAccacccccattcaaagccttattgaaggcacacctcctccacaccacctcctcctccaccttcatttcctcacagtttaagaaggagggcagGAATTCCGgtattacagaggagaaaactgaggcccagagagattaagtgagttgtccaaggtctcccagcagatcaGGGGCAGAGTTGAGAGCAGATCCCGGCTCTCTCTCCACTAGCACTGCTCTCCCCAGGAGGCAGCCCCAGCCCCTCGAGGAAAAGGGGAAATCCAAGGGACTGCACCTCTCCAGATCCGAGAGGCAGCATGGACGTAGCGGATAGAGACCGGGCGTGGAGtccgaagatcatgggttctaatcccagctccgccactcgtccgctatggggccttgggcaaatcacttaacctccctgcacctcagtgacctcatctgtaaaatgattagactgtaagcccgtcaaagggcagggactgtctttatctgttaccgatttggccattccgagcgcttagtacagcgctctgcacatagtaagcgctcaataaataccattgaatgaataaaatggggatgaagaccgtcagccccacgcgggacacggactgtgtccaacctgattggcttgtatccaccccagcgcttagtacagtgccaggcatatagtaagcgcttaacaaatactataatattattatttatattaataatatatataataacatatttattattataaaggccCTACAGCGGTCCCCGCGGGGAAGGGGCTGGTGGACAgtggtgctgggggggaggggggccgaggCCTCGAGttgtcggggggagggagagaggcgtcCAGTACgactccatccccaccccacccccgatctctcctcccagccaccgggtccctcatcttcccactctagagCCACGAGTGTAGGGGGACATCACTGGACGCCCCCCACCGAACCTGCTCCTTCAGGACCGCCAAGGCACCAGGCCGGCACGTGCCACTGTCGCTCCACTGCTGAGGCCGGCGAGCTCCACTTCCGCCCCGCTGAAGCCGGCGAGCCCCACTTCCGCCCCGCTGAGGCCGGCGACTTCCCCCGAGGCTCCGCCCCCACCCGGCGCCTCCAATCGGCGCCctcgcccccgcctccctcccgtgACGTATGCGGAAGGACAGGGAGGCGGCGCAGGCGCCCTGACGAGCGGGTCGGGGCGGTGGACAGGACCGCCCGCAGGTGACCGAGGCGGGAGTCGGGCCGCGGGGACGAGGgaccggggggctgcgggggaggagcagggggcccgAGGAGGACGCTCCCGCCcgggagcagggaagaagagaatCTGGGGCCGAAAGCTCACTCACcaccccccttaataataataataataatgttggtatttgttaagcgcttactatgtgccgagcactgttctaagcgctggggtagacacaggagaatcaggatgtcccacgtggggctcacagtcttaatccccattttacagatgagggaactgaggcacagagaagttaagtgacttgcccacagtcacacagctgacaagtggccgagctgggattcgaactcatgagccctgactccaaagcccgtgctctttccactgcgccacgctgcttctccttttctcttatttagtaataatgctggtatttgttaagctctgactatgggcaaagcactgttctaagcgctgggcggggaaatacaagctgatcagcttgtcccacctggagctcccagtcttcatcgtgATGATCGTGATTTTATCGTGATCATGTtttagggggatacaaggtgatcaggatgtcccacgtggagctcccagtcttcatcgtgatgttcgtgattatgttgtcttgtttttttccgtctgtctccctccgttagactgcgagcccgtcattgggcagggatggtctctatctgctgccgaattgtccattacaagcgcttaatacagtgctctgcacatagtaagcgctcaataaatactattgaatgaatgatttcccattatacagatgaggtcactgaggcccagagaagtgaagtggcttgccccaagtcacccagcagacgcgtggcggagcgggcattagaacccatgacctctgactcccaaacccgggctcttcccaccgagccacactgcttctacttctcttccttcttctcttcccctccctcttccttccctctttcccctcctcccgccccgtctCTCCAAGAGAGATgtaacaaagctgggattagggaGAAGCAGTCCTTTGAGGgccagaaagaagagagaggccTCGGAGAGGGAGGAAAGTTCGCGTGTGGGGAGAGGCAAGTGGAAAGTAGAAGGAAGAGCCCTGAAACAGTTTCTCTGAGGGCCAGCGAGGGGGAAGAGATCCCAGGGGTCAGGGGATCTGGAGCTCTTTCAGCCAGGTCTCTGCCCCTTGGGAAATCCTTCGTGGTCAttgaacttgctccctttgctctggtcagcagcagcagcagcagaaggggttgagtccccctccacccccttggcCTCTCCAGTCCAGCGTGCCCACCCCAACCATGGCTGGAGGAGGGATCACGGAGCCCGGAGAACTCTACTCTCCCTACGTGAGTGTCACACTCAGAAAACTAACAACTTGTTGCCGTGCGGAGCATCCTCACCGCccggggcctggcctggcctcgGGCCACCTGGAGTCGGTGCTGTCCGAGGGACaccttggggaaggaggaggggtgggatgggacagAGTGGACCAGGATCCCGGTACTCTGAGCAGCAGTGGTCCCCACACAGCTGGTCATATTTTTTCAGAACATGCTcggtgcagaacacggtactgtgcttgagagaatgcaatataatggagttgtgcagagcactgtactaagtgtgtgggcgggtacaatataatagagttggtaaatatattccctaccctcaagtagcTTTCAATCCAGAGGCTGAAACTAGCTCTGAGGAAGGAGTTCCTGCACGTGGCTGGTTTTGCTGGAAATTCtccaagtccctctagactgtaagctccttgagatcaggggacatgtctaccaactctgttgtaccctctcaagtgtttagtacagcgccacTTAGTATAGCACCCTGCACAACgcagtcagtaaatacccttgattgactaaCTGCAGGACCTCTGGCCAGCAAGCCCTGTAAACCCTGGTTCTCTTCCCAGATTAACAAAATCAGCCTAAAGTTAACTCCACGAGCTTCAAGGAGATTACATTTTGCAGAATGATTTGCCACGGCAGGTTTTTGAAGTTCCACCACCCTGCACCTGTTTGTCCTCTGACCTTTATTTACCGTGGTGCAGCACCAGACTCCCCGGGCTCCAGGTGGCCCAGATGGGGTTCCCACTATAGGCTGTGGCCCCCACTTGATTTCCAAAGGCTCAGCTCCAATCGCCTAGAGTGATTGTGGAAGTTTGACCCGTTGATGCTGACAGCAGCAAAATCTGCCAGAGGTTTTGCCCCCTCAGCTGAAGCAGTTGTGAAATCTTGATTGGTCTGCGTGATGAGAGCTGCTGAGAGTCGGCGCAGAACTCCTGATTTGCAGAAGTTGATGAAGCACAGTTAAGCAAATGGCTAACTGCTTCTTGGCTTTAGGACCTGCCCTTTGTCCTTCTGCAGGTGGCTTTGTCTCTGTGGCCTCCAGGAGCCATGATTAAATCTCTGGTTCAGCCCCCTTTCCCAGCCAGAGAAAGGTCAGAGTGAACCCACATAGAAAATAAGAGTAATAAGCAATTCTaacaataaccatggtatttaaggacttactatgtgccaaacgctatactacgcactggggtaggtacaaggtaatcaagttggacatagatagaccctgtcccacaagtcctaagtgctggggtagatccaaaatgataattgtcatatttgttaagcacttaccacgtgctaggcactgtgctaagtcctaggATAGAttcaatataaatagatcaaAGTCCCTGTAGCAAATGCACCTCAGGTTGtaagaggaaggagaataggtatcttatccccattttacagatgaggaaattgaggcacagaggaggtgaaatgacttgcccaaggtcacagagcaggcaagagaagcagcatggcctagagggaagagctagggcctgggagtcagaaggatttgagttctaatccccactctgcctctgtgtgaccttggaccagtcagtttacttctctgtgcctcagtcacttcacctgtaaaatggggattgaggctgtgagccccatgtgggacatggactttatccaatctgattatcttgtatctaccccagcacttaatacagtctctgGTATATAatcagttcttaacaaataccatttgaaaaagaaaaaaaagtggcaaaaccagaattagaatgtagatcacctgactcccaggccatttctctttccactagatcacacagtcagagtcacacttggggctcctagctaggaataataataataatgttggtatttgttaagcgcttactatgtgcagagcactgttctaagcgctgggatagataccggctaatcagattgtcccacatgaggctcacagtcttaatccccatttttcaggtgaggtaactgaggcacagagaagttaggtgacttgtccacagtcacacagctgacaagtggcagagccgggattcgaacccatgaccgctgattcccaagcccgggctctttccactgagccacgctcagaggagtagcttggcctagtagaaagagcacagggtggaattaagaggtcatcggttctaatcccacctccgccacttgtctgctgtgtgaccttgggcaagtcacttaacctctctgtgcctcagttccctcatctgtaa
The sequence above is drawn from the Ornithorhynchus anatinus isolate Pmale09 unplaced genomic scaffold, mOrnAna1.pri.v4 scaffold_264_arrow_ctg1, whole genome shotgun sequence genome and encodes:
- the NAT9 gene encoding N-acetyltransferase 9, whose amino-acid sequence is MRVNQNTVLQGKRVALVPYTSEHVPRYHKWMESEELQRLTASEPLTLEQEYAMQLSWQEDADKCTFIILDADKWPGAPGTAEESCMVGDVNLFLSNPEDPTVAEIEVMIAEPSYRGRGFGTEAVLMMMLYGVTRLRLAAFEAKIGQENKPSLQMFRKLRFEQVGVSPIFQEVTLRLAVGSPERQWLLQQTSHVEETSYRPAPPGQGDLTGPAQEHCGTPAVTP